A single region of the Capsicum annuum cultivar UCD-10X-F1 unplaced genomic scaffold, UCD10Xv1.1 ctg51126, whole genome shotgun sequence genome encodes:
- the LOC107846829 gene encoding kiwellin has protein sequence MFNLAFLSLIFSIIISSSDAISQCNGPCNTWDDCDGQLICINGKCNDDPDVGTNICKYNPPTPTNTCRPSGTMNCNGIHPIYHCSPPVSSSTPAQLTFNDFSEGGDGGGPSSCDGQYHDNNERIVALSTGWFAGRSRCGKMIHIRANNGRTVTAKVVDECDSTTGCDEEHAYQSPCRNNIVDGSIAVWRDLGLNTDDGIVPVTWSMV, from the coding sequence tctttctctaattttctccattatcatctcttcttctGACGCTATTTCCCAATGCAACGGCCCTTGTAACACTTGGGACGATTGCGATGGACAATTAATTTGCATAAATGGAAAATGTAATGATGACCCTGATGTTGGAACCAACATTTGCAAATATAACCCTCCTACTCCAACCAATACTTGTCGCCCGTCTGGCACAATGAATTGCAACGGTATACATCCTATATACCATTGCTCGCCACCTGTCTCTTCTTCAACGCCCGCTCAACTTACCTTCAACGACTTTAGCGAAGGCGGTGATGGGGGTGGTCCATCTTCATGTGATGGGCAATATCATGACAACAACGAAAGAATAGTAGCATTGTCAACTGGATGGTTTGCAGGACGTTCAAGGTGTGGTAAAATGATACATATTCGCGCGAATAATGGTAGGACTGTAACAGCTAAAGTGGTGGATGAATGTGATTCTACTACTGGTTGTGATGAGGAACATGCATATCAAAGTCCATGTAGAAACAACATAGTTGATGGTTCCATTGCTGTGTGGAGAGATTTGGGATTGAATACAGATGATGGTATAGTTCCTGTCACATGGTCCATGGTCTAG